The genomic stretch AGGAATTGCACAGGCTATTGTTCGGGGTACAATAGATTTTGAGAGGGAGACATGGAAAAACGTTTCGGAGGAAGCAAAAGAAGTAGTGAGGAGCATGCTTGATCCAAATCCTTGCAACAGGCTCAAAGTTGAAGAAGTCCTAGGTACGTATATTTTTACAGATGCTTGAGCAAAAAATATCGTATACAACGGCTGTGTTTCTTTCACTTAGCATGTCTTTGAAAATGCAGTAGTTGTTCTGAAGTGGAGTACATAAAAATTGTACTAACCATTCCCTATCATTTTATATGAAGATCATCCGTGGATACGAAACGCGAATCAAGTTCCTAATGTTCCTCTGGGAGAAAACGTCACATTAAGGATCAAGCAGTTCTCGTTAATGAATAAGTTCAAGAAGAAAGTTCTTAGAGTATGCAATTTCCCAAATCTCTGTTCTTTCACTAATTGTTAAAGGTGGTTCTTTGATGCTTTCACAAGCCTTGTTAACTGTTGAATTATTCATAACTTCAGGTGGTGGCGGATAACTTGCCAGAGGATCAAATAGATGGAATCAGACAGATATTCGAAATGATGGACATTGACAACAATGGAACCTTGACTTTTGAAGAACTTCGAGATGGTCTTGTGAAGATCGGACACAATGTCGCTGATCCTGATGTGCAGATGTTGTTGGATGCTGTGAGTTTATTTTGCTCGacgcctttttgtttttttaatttttttaaaatctcTTTTCATTTTCACATTCTACCATATCTAACAATCCCTCTGTACATATTTAAAAGGCGGATGCTGATGGAAATGGCACACTGAGCTGCGATGAATTCGTTACGGTGTCTGTTCACTTAAAAAAGATAGACAGCGATGAATTTCTCCATCAAGCTTTTGGCTATTTCGACAAGAATAACAGCGGATATATTGAGTTCGATGAGTTGAGAGAAGCATTGCTGGATGACAAACTTGGTCCAGATAACGAGCAGGTTATCCAAGACATCATATTCGATGTTGACTTGGACAAGGTAATTAATTTTCAAGTATACCATTTGAATTCTTACAAATCTACCAACTTAATATGCTTTCTGATTTATACTATTGGTACCAACTTAAGTTTTCTGCTTTTTGATATTACTAACACAAGTTTAGAGTTTAAGATTAAGTACGAACGATGTCCAGAAAATGAAGAGTTAAGTTGGTACCGTAGTAGTGTACTTGCAGACTTACACATTTTAACGATTTTGATGTGTGTTTTAATAGGATGGGCGAATAGGTTTTGAAGAGTTTAAAGCAATGATGAAAACTGGCATGGACTGGAAAATGGCTTCTCGTCAATATTCAAAAGCATTGCTAAATGTACTTAGCCGTAAGTTGCTGAAAGACGAATCGTTACAAGCGAACTAACGAGGAATCAGAGCTGCTTTTGAATCATGCATCTTCGTCCTCCCAAAAAGTTATGACTGAACAAAATTGATTGTCGACTGTTAGTGTTTTGAAAAACTTGATCATTGTTTAACTTGTGTACAGTGAAATCCTTTCATACAAAGGAAGTGGCAGATGACTTTTGGGAATGTAGGTATTAGTGAAATAATGAGCTTTTGTAGTCTAAATGCCGAGCTTAATTTTCTCCGTTGTTCCAAACATATATACTTTCATGGGAGTTGAAATACTTTATCAAATCTTTTCTTTATTGtatcttttgtttcattttcttcgCCAATCCAAACATATATACTTTCACAGAAGTTGAAATACCTTATCAAATCTTTCCTTTACTGTATCCTCTGTTTCATTTCCTCTTAAACAATTAATGACACACTTTTTTTATTATGGTACGACCAAGACAGTGATGGGTTTTCACCCCTGCGGGTGCGGGGTGAAGCAACAAAAGTTTTGAGGGTTTACGAGAGTGCTTTGTGTGACTTGACTTCACCCAAATTGAACCAACTAAGACCACAAATTATGTTCATGACCTACTTAGTTACAAGTTGAAGTTACTAGGTTATGCTTAGTTACAAAGTTACTACGAATAGTAATATCTTTAAGCATATATGCAAAGTATATATATGTTCTCTTATTTTTCGATGAggggttttaattaaattaataatcacAATTTCCGTATACCAAGtggtatttttatttctaattgaaagacatttgaaatttgatatttttgaaTAATCATTTTATTAGAAGCATTCTTTAATTAcgaagcaaaatgtaaatattaatGTATAACCAGAACAAAAATAGAgacttcaattttttatttttggttgtgGATATCAAGGATCCTCACTACAAGATGTATCATATATGTGAGTCACACCTTACAATATATAGATTTTATTTACGACATAATCATTTCATATAGTTAAGGTGATCTATAGTCAAAATCTGGAAAAGGATCCGGCTTCATATAGTTAAGGTGATCTATAGTAATCTGGTAAAGGATCCGGCGGTGATCTATGGTAATATGTAAAAGGATTTTTGCCAGATTCTTTTTTTGGGTATCTTAAGGATTTTGTGATCGATATTgattatcgtacatcgtgcggttaaaaattattttaaaatttaaaattaaatatataaatagtatctaacaaaaactgaccgtacgatatacaatgaacgatcGTAATCAATAAATCCCTAAGATCTCCAGAAAAAAAATCCGACCAGATCCTTTTCCTCAAAATCTCACCTAACCTTTCATTTCAATTAAGTATGGGGTCATAGCTTATTCGCACGGAGCTCAAATCAtttgcactttattattataattattatttaaattttccgCTCTTATTttgaatgtgattttttttgACACCTATTATTCATTTATACatgtatataaatttaattcttCTTAATTTTCGTGTTCATAAACTTAACACggatcaataaataataaaaatcacaGAAATACCACATATAAAATAAAtgcagaagatttgaactcATCAATCCCGTTTGTAAAGGTATAATGTCATAATTcctcaaaataaaaaactacGTGAACAATAATTACAATAATGTATAACGTTTTTCAATAGGAATTAAAGTAAggaagttttaataaaaagttcacgtactgttcaatttaacgaaaaattatatttttatactaaaaaatcaatttttgtactatttactttatcctttatttttttccttatcattaaaactcaaaattttcaaattattttcattagtttctttTAAAGTAATGGAGGTAGGGGTACATCTCTGGTGTCATCACTTGTAGCTTGTACATTCATTTTCCTATAGTCAATATACTAATTTACTATAAACAGTTAtcaattttgattaattaaacTCTGCTTTTGCCCACAGTTAAAGCAAAGTATTCATACTTAATCACCCATTatttcccctctctctctctctctaccctaATTTTATCAGAAAGCTGCCAAAATTCATCACTTGAGCCTTTTGATTTCTCAGTCCCAAGCTTTCTCTTGTTTCTGAATCTTTTGTGGGACCTCTCTACCTGAGTAAgcatttccctctctctctatctctcactttctctctctgccAAACTTCATTGCTTGAAGCTTCTATGCTTAGAACTTTGGTTTTGTCTTCAATTTCGGGTAAGTTAGATCTGGGTTAGTTAAGCGAAGGAGACGTTTTCCATTCATGGAAGTCTGAACTAACTCCCATGGATTTAAATTCGTTTTGACGTTACTCCTCGGTGCCAACGTATCACTGTAAGCATCTATTTTCTCTCTGAATATAAGAAGTATACATTTTTTCACATGCCCTTTTGGCCATCGTAGCTCCTCAATGCCAAAAAGTTCCGTAATTTATGCAATTTTGATCGGAACCCATGTTTTTATTGCTGAAAATTGTTAACCCCCAGCTTAGATGTTATTCATTTGCTCATTAAAGTGGCGTTTTTGGGTTCGGTAACCGAACCTCTTTGCTCCTCTTTAGCTCTAGAATCTTCAGAATATGTCGGTTTTGCTTTGAATTTGATAAACCTTTCTGGGTTTGTGAGCTGATAGAGTTTTAGGGTTCTTAGCCGAAATTTTGTTGGATAGGAACCCGTAAACGAGTATGAGGAAGTATGTAAATCATCACTCAGGAAGGGTGATTGGTGATCGGATTTGGGCTATTCCATTCATTGCTAGCTTTATCATATTCATTACCCTCTTTTTCTCTGTCATTTCCGGGATCTTTACCGCTCCACACGTTGGAGAGAAGTTGTCATTCGACATTATTCCCTTCTCGAAATCAGATGACTCAACTGGGTATTTCGTTGAATCTGATTTGAAAAGATCATTGGACACCAATGGGGGTTCCAAAAGTGGGGCACCTAGTTTAGCGTATCTTATATCGGGTACAAAGGGTGATAGTCATAGGATGATGAGGACTTTAAGCGCGGTGTATCATCCAAGAAATCAATATATCCTGCATTTGGATCTTGAGGCTCCGCCTCGTGAAAGGTTGGAATTGGCAAGTTTAGTGAAGGCTGATCTTACTTTTCGTGAAGTGGAGAATGTGCGTGTTATGTCTCAATCTAATTTGGTGACTTATAAGGGCCCTACGATGATTGCTTGTACTCTGCAAGCCATTTCCATTCTATTAAAGGAGAGCTCAGAGTGGGACTGGTTTATAAACCTCAGTGCATCAGATTATCCTCTCATGACACAAGATGGTTAGTATCAGACTTTTCTCTTTGCTCGTTGTTACTTTTGTTGATCATGAATCGTGATCGATGTTGTAGTATGATTGCATAATGTTTCCTGCCTCGATAGTTAGAGGTATTTGATACATATTTTGTGCATTGAGTAATGGTTTGGATAGCAATTCCATTGCTTGTGTTTGAGTTTCTTTTCTTCTATATGGCCTGGTAATACGTTGCTGGCCACATTCTTCATTTTAAGAACTTTGCTTTTTCGCCTGAATTGTGAAGCAATAATAATTGTCGTAGTGTGGATTTGTGTAGGTGCATTACTTTTAATTATGACGGACTTTCTCAGAAGGGAAAGCTGGATTTTGTATTTGGTAATGGGTTATAGTGAGTTTATTGTTGAGATTGATGGGTTGGGAATTTCGAAAGACAAAATTTTCAACCCTCTTAGTGTGGTAGCAGAGTGAGTGGCTTGCTGCTGATTCAATATATTCTGTATCTCTTACCATGTCGCAGTTGTTGATAATAATTATTGCTTGCTAATGAACCCTATGTATATAACTAAGTTTTGCCTGCTAATACACAATGCTCCATTGGTACCCCATGAATTGACATTTTTCTTCGAATACCTGATGAAGTCTGTCCTCATTGACTGTTCGTCTATGAAATAGTCCTTTAAGATCCTATGTTCTAGAGTCCTTTAAGGCAGTTATCAAATGTGTACGGTGTACCATATTTTTTCGAAGATATTAGTTTGGGACATTCAGTTCTGATGCCTATCTATGCTACCTTTCATTTATGGGAGTTTTTCTGGTCCTAGGAGTGAAAACTGCTCCGTCCTGTTGGTTTACCACTGCAATCTCATGGTGCTGTTTAATTAAGCTGCACCCAGAACATTTGTTATTTAGCTTTGTGCCTGTGATACAGTCTACTCTATGTTACTTGATCGGTTTCCTAATGGTGCAGATTTGCTTCATGCTTTCTCCAATATTTCCAGAAACATCAACTTTATAGAACATATGCAGCTCGCTGGATGGAAACTGTAAGTATAGCCTAGCAAGAGAGTATTTCATTTTTGCAGTTAACCATTACGTAATCATGGTTATGCTATAATGCCTTCTTTTGCAGGAACCAAAGAGCAAAACCTATCATAATTGATCCAGGCCTGTACTTATCAAAAAAATCTGATCTTGCATTGACTACTCAGCGCCGATCACTTCCTACATCATTCAAGTTGTTCACAGGTATTTagaattatatatacatacatatagagaaagagagagagagagagagagcacctTTTATATATGCACACTGTATAGAGCACCCTGGATAACTGTCAGCCCATTTTTCACTTATATGAagtttttttgaatatttatataACATTACATATCATAAACATATTTCCAAACTTATTAGTGTTAGAATGGAAATGCTTATTTTCCCCGCTCGTTTAAATCCGGCCAAGGGAGTTTTAATCATTATACTTGGGGCTAAAGTTACACCAGATCCACACTGATAGATCATAGATTGGATTGGACAGTAACCCGGAGTGAAGGTGATTCTAGTCTAATTTGCTGTGAAAAGAATCACATGCAAATCAAACTAATATACATATTTCAACTACAAAGCCAATCTAAAAGGATCAGCTAAGACTATATATTTCTGTCGAATGTTCCACCAAAACTTTCCGCCTCCTTCAGCCCCGACAAAGGGGGGAAATAGAACAAAGATGAAAATTTTCCATGTCAAATTCCGTTTCTTCTGCAAGATGTGATTTGCTTTGCTGATTAGAAATATTCTTTATGACTTCAATCTTCATGTTGCAATTAGCAATCAATCTCTGTTTAAATAAATAGTTTCTCTCATTTTGCAATTTTCTTTGTGTGCAGGTTCTGCGTGGGTAATGCTAACGCGATCATTTCTCGAGTATTGTATATGGGGATGGGATAATCTCCCACGTACAATGCTTATGTACTAcacaaattttgtttcttctccGGAAGGTTATTTTCATACTATTATTTGCGACAAAGAGGAATATCGCCACACTGCGATAAGTCACGATCTCCACTACATTGCTTGGGACAGCCCTCCTAAGCAGCATCCCATCTCTTTGTCAATGAAGGACTTTGACAAAATGGTGAAGAGCAATGCTCCCTTTGCTCGAAAGTTTGCAAAGGATGACCcagtgttggacaaaattgatAAAGAGCTTCTAGGTCGCACAAACCGGTTTGCACCTGGGGGGTGGTGCATAGGCAGCCCTGAAGGCGGGGCTGACCCATGCTCCGTGCGTGGTAACGATTCAGTGTTTAAGCCAGGTCCTGGTTCGGAGAGGTTCCAAGTGCTGCTTCATACTCTGTTGTCCGAAGATTTTCAAAAAAAGCAATGTACATGACAGAGCAGAGGTAAGAGTTGGAAAAAAACCGAAATGTAGATTAATGCATCCATAGATGTACAAGCGCTGATGTAAAAAGACATTGAATTTCCCTTAGAAATATAAATAGAAGATCCAAGTTCACAATATCCACTTGCCATCATTGTTCTGCAGATGAAATTAGTTTCATGTATTTTTCAATAATCATATCTGGTGAGTAATCAGTGAAGTACCCCATCTCCACATCCAACCCTTCTTGTGCCGCAAGCATCTCGACGTAGTTCTGGACGCGGTCTGCTCCGACTTGGTTGGGATCTAAGAGCATGCAAGCTATCTCCGTCCAGTCCTCACCTTGCAATCCTAGTGTTTGCACGGTTGGGAGTCCGCCCCCTCGGGCACTCACCATCCGTGCAATCCGTTTAGTGGCCGCGACATCCGTTGACATTATGGGAATGTTGTACAAGGCAACCCACTGACGTGCCCCGATCATTGTGATGCCTCTTGCTGGAGATACGCTAGTTGGGCCTTCGTCGGGCTTTTCTTGGAGAACGTCTGGCATAAAATTGGGCCTGTAGTAGCCCAGCTCACGCCTGATCGTGTCTAGGGCCTTGCCTGTAGGGTGTGCTGCATCATACAAATACACTGGAACTGCAGTACAAGTTAAAAATATtagcttttttatgtttttaaatttttttttttgtgctataATCTACGctaaattaatctaaattaCGGGCAGAAAGATTCGAACTCAGCATAAAAATGGTGTTCAAAACCTTAGGACTAACCTTGGAATCTATTACCAATATCCAGGGCCACTGCCTTCGCAAGCCAAGCAGCTTCATCCAGAGATGCCCGAGCCAACGGGTGGAAGACAATGTCATCGACAACCCCCAACCGAGGGTGAGCGCCGGAGTGCTGCTCAAGGTTGATGGCTCCAAAGGCTGCCTCAGTCATGGCCATGACAGTTTGCTGCAAGGGGCTGTATATGGCACTTCCTGTGCTATCATGCACGACATATGACACAATCGTGTACCGGGCCCTATTGTATGCTCGGTCTTCAAATTTGTTAACTATGACTGACTCCGGGTCGAGCCTAGCGGCATGCTCAATGGCGTTGAGGGCAGCGAGGTTTCGTGATTCGGATATGAAAAGCTTGCAGCAGAGTAGCATGGACTGGTCTATGGTTTTCTTCTTGTCCTAGTGTCAATAACATCTCGTTCACGAGTTTTAGTGAGACAAAATGAAAACGTACGTAAAACAATGTTTGAAACTACTCCAACTTATCGAAAAGAAATTCGAACTCAAATGCAAAGAAACGGACATGTTATTCGAGTTACGTCTGCATAATGCAGTGGACTTTTATGTCAAGTAATATATCGAAACATTATCTAGAAATTAAAATGGTCTTAATCACTTGATAATTTAAAGTTAAGAAACATTAAGTAAGAAGATCGTCTTCACGCGAATCACATCATGTCATGAACTTCCACTAGGATACTGACAAGTGTATGGCtattattgtttattaattattaataatttaatacagTTTCTTCTGGTTGATCCTGGTTTCTCCTTCCCAGCGGGTATTAGCCCACAGAAAGCTTTGATTAACAGCTCATGGTTTTGAGTGTGACATCAATGTTGCTCATTATTCATAGTTATGAGTGTTTAAGtcgttaaatttgattttaacaATTGTTTAGATCttctattttcaatttcaatcttTCATTCGTAGTAGTATTGAAGAAACTGCCATAAGTTTTCTTTTGTAAGATATATAATTTGTTTGTAGATCATTACAAATAAAGCCAACATAAATGATTTTAGATGTATGGTTCTTGTTCCTACAGATTAACAAATCACACATATAATCGGCGAGAAATTAGAGATAATCTTGCATACAACCAGAAAAACTTACAAATCTCTTGTCAAAGAACACGTTACATGATCACAGTGATTAAGTAACGTGACCACGTGACTTATAACGAGAGATACAGAAAGAGGCGATGCATGCAAGGCGGGGAAAGCCGAAGAATCTACactcaagaagaagaagaagaaggagttGTTACCTTGCAACCTTGGCTGAAAtccattttcttctctctccgGTGTTTAGTCTTTGCAGCTGAAAATTATTTTCTGCTTCTTTAGATCTGATAGACTGATAAGTCCTTTTATATAAAAGCTAAGTTGACGAGTCAGCATTGACGCGGCATCCGTATCCCCGTATGTCCCCACAATTTGACAAGTCCATTCTCAATA from Pyrus communis chromosome 7, drPyrComm1.1, whole genome shotgun sequence encodes the following:
- the LOC137739086 gene encoding beta-glucuronosyltransferase GlcAT14A-like, with protein sequence MRKYVNHHSGRVIGDRIWAIPFIASFIIFITLFFSVISGIFTAPHVGEKLSFDIIPFSKSDDSTGYFVESDLKRSLDTNGGSKSGAPSLAYLISGTKGDSHRMMRTLSAVYHPRNQYILHLDLEAPPRERLELASLVKADLTFREVENVRVMSQSNLVTYKGPTMIACTLQAISILLKESSEWDWFINLSASDYPLMTQDDLLHAFSNISRNINFIEHMQLAGWKLNQRAKPIIIDPGLYLSKKSDLALTTQRRSLPTSFKLFTGSAWVMLTRSFLEYCIWGWDNLPRTMLMYYTNFVSSPEGYFHTIICDKEEYRHTAISHDLHYIAWDSPPKQHPISLSMKDFDKMVKSNAPFARKFAKDDPVLDKIDKELLGRTNRFAPGGWCIGSPEGGADPCSVRGNDSVFKPGPGSERFQVLLHTLLSEDFQKKQCT
- the LOC137739087 gene encoding formiminotransferase cyclodeaminase-like protein, whose product is MLLCCKLFISESRNLAALNAIEHAARLDPESVIVNKFEDRAYNRARYTIVSYVVHDSTGSAIYSPLQQTVMAMTEAAFGAINLEQHSGAHPRLGVVDDIVFHPLARASLDEAAWLAKAVALDIGNRFQVPVYLYDAAHPTGKALDTIRRELGYYRPNFMPDVLQEKPDEGPTSVSPARGITMIGARQWVALYNIPIMSTDVAATKRIARMVSARGGGLPTVQTLGLQGEDWTEIACMLLDPNQVGADRVQNYVEMLAAQEGLDVEMGYFTDYSPDMIIEKYMKLISSAEQ